One Schlesneria paludicola DSM 18645 DNA segment encodes these proteins:
- a CDS encoding SIR2 family NAD-dependent protein deacylase: MDTDNWITAVLALRKAERIVVFTGAGISASSGIPTFRDTDGFWNRFPPEQFATWDGLLKTALTRPHQVAEFVLNVVAPIAKAHANAAHRAVSRIERHTTTTVVTQNVDGLHQAAGSTHVHEIHGSLLEVIDTSTQQVIKRFQRDELIRISETLEKYTHKKISLVSFLWELRQCFPFDWRGRHRPNLILFGDALAEPAWTEACQAADQCDLLLTVGTSAAVYPAAMLPDRASKAGATTITIDPHVRGECWLQGNSETILPKLVSDAFGPAD; encoded by the coding sequence ATGGACACCGACAATTGGATCACGGCTGTTTTGGCGCTGCGTAAAGCCGAACGAATCGTCGTCTTTACTGGAGCGGGTATTTCGGCGAGCAGTGGAATTCCTACGTTTCGCGATACCGATGGCTTCTGGAATCGATTTCCTCCTGAACAATTTGCGACCTGGGACGGACTGCTCAAGACGGCGCTCACTCGACCGCATCAGGTTGCCGAGTTTGTGTTGAATGTGGTCGCCCCCATCGCGAAAGCACACGCCAACGCAGCACATCGGGCCGTGTCTCGAATCGAACGACACACAACCACGACCGTTGTCACCCAGAATGTTGACGGACTTCATCAAGCCGCCGGTTCGACCCATGTCCACGAAATCCACGGCTCACTGCTCGAGGTGATCGACACATCCACGCAACAGGTCATCAAACGGTTTCAACGCGATGAACTGATCCGCATCAGTGAAACGCTGGAAAAATATACACACAAGAAGATTTCCCTGGTGTCATTTCTGTGGGAACTGCGGCAATGTTTTCCCTTCGACTGGCGGGGCCGACATCGCCCCAATCTGATCCTTTTCGGCGATGCCTTGGCGGAACCAGCCTGGACCGAAGCCTGCCAGGCCGCCGATCAATGCGATCTGCTCCTGACAGTGGGTACATCCGCCGCAGTCTATCCCGCAGCCATGCTGCCCGACCGTGCCTCCAAGGCAGGCGCGACGACGATCACCATCGATCCACACGTTCGCGGGGAATGTTGGCTGCAGGGCAATTCTGAAACCATTCTGCCGAAACTGGTCAGTGACGCATTTGGGCCAGCCGACTGA
- a CDS encoding carbon storage regulator, translated as MLVITRKLGEKIQIGNATITVTRTGKCNVVIGVEAPNHVRIQRAGPSSATTQSRELSRDSANNDSLSKAS; from the coding sequence ATGTTGGTCATTACCCGAAAACTGGGCGAGAAAATTCAGATCGGCAACGCCACGATTACCGTGACCCGAACCGGCAAATGCAATGTCGTCATCGGCGTCGAAGCACCGAATCACGTTCGCATTCAACGCGCGGGCCCCTCTTCGGCAACAACACAATCCAGGGAACTGTCCCGAGATTCCGCGAACAACGATTCGTTGTCCAAAGCGTCGTGA
- a CDS encoding pyridoxamine 5'-phosphate oxidase family protein codes for MDTAPSTHLHEMLKGFHVGMIVTRAEDGELRARPMMLAETPADETLWFMTDRNSGKMDEITHDNRVNVTMQSSNKFISISGSATAVEDRQKIAELWKEPFKVWFPGGKDDPSLVLIQVRGQTCEYWDNSGMSGIQYLIEAGKAYLSGTRPHLANDTKVHGKVHL; via the coding sequence ATGGATACAGCCCCTAGCACACATCTGCATGAAATGCTCAAGGGATTTCACGTTGGAATGATCGTGACCCGCGCTGAGGACGGAGAACTGCGAGCCCGGCCAATGATGCTCGCTGAAACGCCAGCCGATGAAACACTGTGGTTTATGACCGACCGTAACTCCGGAAAAATGGATGAAATCACGCATGACAATCGCGTTAACGTGACGATGCAGTCGTCCAACAAATTCATTTCGATCAGCGGAAGTGCCACGGCCGTTGAAGACCGTCAAAAGATTGCCGAACTCTGGAAGGAGCCATTCAAAGTCTGGTTCCCAGGCGGAAAAGACGACCCATCCCTGGTACTGATTCAGGTTCGGGGACAGACCTGTGAATACTGGGACAACAGCGGAATGAGCGGCATTCAGTACTTGATTGAAGCCGGCAAAGCGTACCTCAGCGGCACCCGGCCCCATCTGGCGAACGACACGAAAGTGCACGGCAAAGTGCATCTGTAA
- a CDS encoding Gfo/Idh/MocA family protein, giving the protein MTKADSPPLAPSDKQPPHVKIPEPPAKKVGWAIVGLGQLAIEEVLPAFGQCDLAKLVALVSGHPEKAKKVAAVYGVDPKQIYDYSSYDTIAENPAVDVIYIILPNSMHAEYTLRGLKAGKHILCEKPMATSVAECEQMIAAAKTARRQLMIAYRLRYEPFNVEAIKRCREGQLGKLKTMRATNGQNTQAPNIRLSQTLGGGPLQDVGIYCLNAFRYLTGEEPIEVSATAHQPKDDPRFREVPETVAFALKFPSGTIAQGDCSFGTSEARRYDVHGTHGSLHLDSAFAYLGQRLILRDSKMASELNLSPVNHFAAEMDHFSECVLSGKESRTPGAEGLADLRVITAIQEAIRTGRTVALNT; this is encoded by the coding sequence ATGACAAAGGCTGATTCTCCACCCCTCGCCCCATCCGACAAGCAGCCGCCGCACGTCAAAATCCCCGAACCGCCTGCCAAAAAAGTCGGATGGGCCATCGTGGGATTGGGCCAATTGGCAATCGAAGAAGTCCTTCCCGCATTCGGACAATGCGATCTCGCCAAACTCGTGGCCCTCGTCAGCGGTCATCCCGAAAAGGCGAAGAAAGTTGCCGCCGTGTATGGCGTCGACCCCAAACAGATTTACGACTATTCCAGCTACGACACGATCGCTGAGAATCCTGCGGTCGATGTCATTTACATCATTCTGCCGAACAGCATGCATGCCGAGTACACGCTGCGCGGCCTGAAAGCTGGAAAACATATCCTGTGCGAAAAGCCGATGGCGACATCGGTTGCAGAATGCGAACAGATGATTGCGGCCGCAAAAACGGCCCGGCGTCAGTTGATGATCGCATACAGACTGCGGTACGAGCCGTTCAACGTCGAAGCGATTAAGCGATGCCGTGAGGGGCAGCTCGGCAAGCTCAAAACCATGAGGGCCACGAACGGGCAAAATACCCAGGCTCCGAACATTCGCCTGAGCCAAACCTTGGGCGGCGGACCGCTACAGGACGTGGGAATCTACTGTTTGAACGCATTCCGGTATTTGACGGGCGAGGAGCCAATTGAAGTCTCAGCCACTGCTCATCAACCGAAGGATGATCCACGATTCCGTGAAGTCCCTGAAACTGTTGCCTTTGCGCTGAAATTTCCCTCGGGCACCATCGCGCAGGGCGATTGCAGTTTCGGCACGAGTGAGGCGCGACGTTACGACGTCCATGGTACGCACGGAAGCCTACATCTCGATTCGGCATTTGCCTATCTCGGACAACGCCTCATACTACGTGATTCCAAAATGGCATCAGAACTCAACTTGTCTCCCGTCAATCATTTTGCGGCTGAGATGGATCACTTTTCAGAGTGTGTCCTATCGGGAAAAGAATCACGCACACCAGGTGCAGAGGGACTCGCAGATTTACGCGTGATCACGGCCATCCAAGAGGCCATTCGCACCGGTCGTACAGTCGCATTGAACACCTGA
- a CDS encoding ferredoxin family protein: MAMVVTEPCFGCKYTDCVAVCPVDCFYEGASMLFIHPDECVDCGACIPECPPQAIFYHDDVPEKWHTYIELNREMSLTCPNITEQKTPLCDE, from the coding sequence ATGGCCATGGTCGTGACAGAACCCTGCTTCGGCTGCAAATACACAGACTGCGTCGCCGTGTGCCCCGTTGACTGCTTTTACGAAGGCGCATCGATGCTGTTCATTCACCCGGATGAGTGCGTCGATTGTGGCGCCTGTATTCCCGAATGCCCGCCACAGGCCATCTTCTACCACGATGACGTCCCCGAAAAATGGCACACGTACATCGAACTGAACCGAGAGATGTCATTGACCTGCCCAAACATCACGGAGCAGAAAACGCCGCTTTGTGACGAATAG
- a CDS encoding protein kinase domain-containing protein — protein sequence MSDDTVDSKLIEAWSRGDERAATILFERYHVRLTALIKAKLSRQLARRIDPEDILLSAYRSFFITSRDRRSLTAANDDLWPLLATFVLRKLARQVRYHHAGRRSVAHEQAESSAGMESVWQREPTAEHAAVFLEEVERLMKRLDETAREVVVLTLQGYDAPTIAGQLGLNERTVRRALERVRALLPIERADGMGSPQVSLSVAPGEGRVQRDRVERRGTTTYDQFVLQQFVGSGAFSKVYRAIERASGQTVAVKFLRKECWTDTRAIEALIREYDLLRQLNHHKILAIRSWGTTPRGALFLVTDFISGTNLAEWRQHTKPGVKRILEVVRDVTLAVGAAHARQIFHGDLKPANVMLKDDGQIVLCDFGLARYASDPDDVPRGGTAGFLAPEQISDVFGSLSAQTDVYGIGAMLFALLVGQPPMTGRDLPETLANVLSASVPKPASSYGVVTPPGLDEFLLRCLQKEPSQRFASVDEVLQALDAIPSD from the coding sequence ATGTCCGACGACACCGTCGATTCGAAACTTATCGAAGCATGGTCACGTGGTGACGAGCGTGCTGCGACGATCCTTTTCGAGCGTTATCATGTTCGCCTGACCGCACTCATCAAGGCGAAACTATCGCGCCAGTTGGCGCGTCGAATTGATCCGGAAGACATCCTGTTGTCTGCCTATCGCAGCTTTTTCATCACGTCACGTGACCGACGTTCTTTGACCGCGGCCAATGACGATCTCTGGCCGCTGCTGGCGACCTTCGTGCTGCGAAAATTGGCGCGACAGGTCCGTTACCACCACGCCGGTCGTCGGTCCGTCGCGCACGAGCAAGCCGAATCGTCTGCAGGGATGGAAAGTGTGTGGCAACGGGAGCCCACCGCAGAGCATGCCGCGGTGTTTTTGGAAGAAGTCGAACGCCTGATGAAGCGCCTCGACGAGACCGCACGTGAAGTCGTGGTCCTGACCCTGCAAGGGTATGACGCGCCCACGATCGCTGGCCAACTTGGTCTGAATGAACGAACCGTTCGCCGAGCCCTCGAACGGGTTCGAGCATTGCTTCCCATCGAACGTGCCGATGGCATGGGTTCGCCTCAAGTGTCGTTGTCAGTTGCGCCCGGTGAGGGCCGAGTTCAACGTGATCGTGTCGAGCGGAGGGGCACAACAACCTATGATCAGTTCGTCCTTCAGCAATTCGTCGGCTCTGGTGCGTTCAGTAAAGTCTATCGTGCGATCGAACGTGCTTCCGGTCAGACTGTGGCGGTCAAGTTTCTTCGCAAGGAATGCTGGACTGACACGCGTGCGATCGAGGCCCTGATTCGTGAATACGATCTCTTGCGGCAGCTCAACCACCACAAGATTTTGGCGATTCGAAGCTGGGGAACGACACCCCGCGGAGCCTTATTCCTGGTGACCGATTTCATCTCGGGAACGAATCTGGCCGAATGGCGTCAGCATACAAAACCTGGCGTCAAACGGATTCTTGAAGTGGTTCGCGATGTTACGCTCGCTGTGGGCGCCGCCCATGCGAGACAGATCTTTCACGGCGACTTGAAACCCGCGAATGTCATGCTGAAGGACGATGGTCAGATCGTGTTGTGTGATTTTGGACTCGCCCGGTACGCCTCTGATCCAGACGATGTGCCACGCGGCGGAACGGCCGGGTTTCTGGCTCCCGAACAGATTTCCGATGTGTTCGGGAGCCTCAGCGCGCAAACCGACGTGTACGGCATTGGGGCGATGCTGTTCGCGCTACTCGTCGGGCAGCCGCCGATGACGGGGCGAGACTTGCCAGAGACGCTGGCGAATGTGCTGTCGGCATCCGTACCGAAGCCCGCGTCGAGTTATGGCGTTGTCACACCACCAGGATTGGACGAGTTTCTTCTGCGCTGTTTGCAGAAGGAGCCGTCCCAGCGATTTGCCTCTGTCGACGAGGTCTTGCAAGCATTGGATGCCATCCCGAGCGATTGA
- a CDS encoding BlaI/MecI/CopY family transcriptional regulator, producing the protein MGNENGPGLTAAQREIMEIVWKRGSVTVTEVRDALAQERELARNTVQTMIVRLEEKGWLVHREEGRTFVYSAARPRKVSLGAKVAQLVDRWFAGSSDEMVTALIEYRGLSADEAERIRQMVEEAEAKTKRQNKRGRPS; encoded by the coding sequence GTGGGAAATGAGAACGGGCCGGGGCTTACCGCTGCACAGCGGGAGATCATGGAGATTGTCTGGAAGCGAGGTTCCGTCACCGTGACCGAAGTTCGCGATGCGCTGGCGCAAGAACGCGAACTGGCACGCAACACCGTACAAACGATGATCGTCCGGCTTGAAGAGAAGGGCTGGCTCGTTCACCGCGAAGAAGGCCGCACGTTTGTGTATTCCGCAGCACGCCCGCGCAAAGTGTCGCTCGGGGCCAAGGTTGCGCAGCTGGTTGATCGGTGGTTCGCCGGATCGTCCGACGAAATGGTCACGGCGCTCATCGAGTACCGCGGCCTCTCGGCCGATGAAGCGGAGCGAATTCGTCAAATGGTCGAGGAAGCCGAAGCGAAAACGAAACGTCAGAACAAGCGGGGGAGACCGTCATGA
- a CDS encoding M56 family metallopeptidase — MTSPEFGAFVNPIATWAVNVVLEVTGVIAIALLVGSFLRSPVTRHGLLLSSLLLVLFSPAIAACLQWSEKSLVKIVLVSAPGTPAALPIPAGALTTWQSDEGSVIPEEFNPIAANEGHAAAVSNANPPQRMSELARQTEESTFRLSPSDSSRKERDAGIGTRSHIASAAASSTSLTDVLRSLVQTLGAPLLLIWFFGTCLLMLKLAVGCYRLAILMRAAIPNSHPLIRDAFERAARSFGDRPLPELVLSSRVSGPLSAGWIHPRVILPLTIIDQLTSDQLHDVLVHEIAHVVRRDPLIVLLQNITAALFWPHPLVTLLNRRLGQAREEICDNYVLNVIDAASYSRTLLTMAQLTHAGATLPGTAGLFTSRWKLEWRVADLLNDRRSRGTSLTWRSAMLVGVVASAMIAVTMLATVSIAVEGKSKQDDVGTAKQEGRAKSEEPDDGLLTLRLDLQLRDGSPVPGAIVETTGQYLITPQIKVADKRGRAQIRDLFEHGARISARSADGRFQATLTKNPNDLRRDFANPIALTLTPAIQHRVVVTSEGRPAADVLVIGSGVSFSAQQRTGPDGIAVLNLPADDKVLVVVASDPRRGAAAVRVSDERPLQEFTTLSLLPPAPLQFRFVDQRGDPAADVEFGLHVQFDDANWILARDLQMVRSKTNQQGEADLSWLPRDQLKRVEVQIVGSNWKVDSTDLDQLSQRVVTVHVRRQKPVVGRLSMPDGRNPEGVLICGSGFSTTMNGTYALARVRRNGSFMFHAASDHGYAMGVADADWGSDIWTGVILSDDAAKSPQIKITAYPATPVTTLVTRGAHKVPVAGVMVYVKQSASFEWIDSTGKKHNCLGGVSGSWNTDARGQVRVGVGRGTVDVSLYAGKWHEDQSREVTSTQPQEFLFHREWDGNRQVIASLTKDGEPYLPSSNLLMRAWTNTSPYSSPVYEPVLKNDNLIEVNFDEKAMELVVVDRERQMSGFGRVGLTEKSVELAMFPTATYSGTLFDEKGAPLVDRTLKLTTAGSFQDVATPQVTDHEGRFHFDIAPSLTPLRIDVTNDLGQPQYFLFTHERLFEPGEVRHSDELRPTRTDKNKEPQAPKRAVPLAERLASTCENVRVSHMHALLVLQGDESPTVTELTTRLFDYDKHKFILHYLPITVPATQLPLEKPLFEDRKWPQPGAGEVVLIALDGDQKTLATMIIGTADLPDALLTAKEFVVAHRPAPIDAGAQYEEACRRAEREHRRVFVLLGGTRCGPCFRMSRWIDRHLAVLEKDFVIFKFIPELDENTQGLIDQIGGQKQGVPYYVLTEPDGTILTTSESLLGNIGMPGTVEDLRHFRRMLEKTTRQITAKEIGQLIESLATK; from the coding sequence ATGACTTCGCCGGAGTTTGGGGCATTCGTCAATCCGATTGCCACCTGGGCCGTCAATGTCGTGCTGGAAGTGACCGGTGTGATCGCCATCGCACTGCTTGTCGGGTCATTTCTACGCAGTCCCGTTACCCGGCACGGCTTGCTGTTGTCATCACTGCTGCTGGTTCTGTTCAGTCCAGCGATCGCTGCCTGCTTGCAGTGGAGTGAAAAGAGCCTGGTCAAGATTGTGCTCGTGAGCGCGCCAGGCACGCCAGCAGCACTGCCGATCCCCGCGGGTGCTTTAACCACTTGGCAATCGGACGAAGGCTCTGTCATCCCAGAGGAATTCAATCCGATTGCTGCCAACGAAGGTCACGCTGCGGCCGTATCAAACGCGAACCCGCCACAGCGTATGTCCGAGTTGGCGCGGCAGACCGAGGAATCGACGTTTAGGCTAAGCCCTTCAGATTCGAGTCGGAAAGAACGCGATGCCGGGATTGGCACACGTTCGCACATCGCGTCCGCCGCCGCGTCGTCGACTTCCCTAACGGACGTCCTGAGGTCTCTTGTTCAGACGCTCGGAGCCCCGCTCTTGCTGATCTGGTTCTTTGGAACGTGCCTGCTGATGCTGAAGCTTGCCGTCGGTTGCTATCGACTGGCGATATTGATGCGGGCGGCGATTCCGAATTCTCATCCCCTGATCCGCGATGCCTTCGAACGTGCCGCTCGATCGTTCGGAGATCGTCCGTTGCCCGAGTTGGTGTTGTCATCTCGAGTTTCTGGTCCGCTGTCTGCGGGGTGGATCCATCCCCGCGTGATCCTGCCCCTGACAATCATCGATCAGCTGACAAGCGATCAACTTCACGACGTGTTGGTTCATGAAATTGCACACGTCGTTCGACGCGATCCGTTGATTGTCTTGCTGCAAAACATCACGGCGGCGCTCTTCTGGCCGCATCCTTTGGTGACCCTGTTGAATCGTCGTCTGGGGCAGGCTCGCGAAGAAATCTGCGACAATTATGTGTTAAATGTGATTGATGCCGCGTCCTACAGCCGCACCCTGCTGACGATGGCGCAGTTAACCCACGCAGGGGCGACTTTGCCAGGCACGGCGGGGCTCTTCACGTCACGATGGAAGTTGGAATGGCGAGTTGCCGATCTGCTGAACGACCGCCGTAGTCGGGGAACCAGCCTGACGTGGCGCAGTGCAATGCTGGTCGGAGTGGTCGCGTCGGCGATGATCGCGGTCACGATGCTGGCCACGGTGTCGATCGCCGTTGAAGGGAAATCTAAACAGGACGACGTCGGCACGGCGAAGCAGGAAGGCCGGGCGAAGTCGGAGGAACCGGATGATGGGCTGCTCACCTTGCGTCTGGATCTGCAACTGCGCGATGGTTCGCCAGTGCCCGGCGCGATCGTAGAGACGACCGGACAATACCTCATCACTCCCCAAATCAAGGTCGCCGACAAGCGGGGGCGGGCACAGATTCGCGACCTGTTTGAGCATGGTGCCAGAATCTCTGCTCGTTCTGCCGATGGGAGGTTTCAGGCGACACTGACCAAGAATCCGAATGACCTTCGGCGGGATTTCGCGAATCCGATCGCGCTCACACTGACCCCGGCAATTCAACACCGTGTCGTCGTGACGAGCGAAGGGCGTCCGGCGGCTGATGTGCTCGTCATTGGATCGGGAGTTTCATTCAGCGCGCAGCAGCGAACGGGCCCCGATGGGATTGCGGTTCTCAATCTTCCCGCAGACGACAAGGTCCTTGTTGTCGTTGCATCAGATCCGCGGCGCGGTGCTGCGGCTGTGCGAGTCTCCGACGAACGACCACTTCAAGAATTCACAACGTTGTCGTTGTTGCCACCCGCTCCCCTACAGTTTCGATTTGTCGATCAGCGAGGCGATCCCGCTGCCGATGTCGAATTTGGTCTTCATGTTCAGTTCGACGACGCCAATTGGATTCTGGCACGCGACCTGCAAATGGTCCGCTCGAAAACCAATCAACAAGGGGAGGCGGATCTGTCATGGCTGCCGCGCGATCAACTGAAAAGGGTTGAAGTCCAGATTGTGGGTTCGAATTGGAAGGTCGATTCGACAGATCTCGATCAGCTATCACAGCGTGTCGTGACGGTCCATGTTCGACGCCAAAAACCGGTTGTGGGCAGGTTGAGTATGCCCGATGGACGCAATCCCGAAGGGGTGCTGATCTGTGGATCTGGTTTTAGTACGACGATGAACGGGACGTATGCACTCGCCCGCGTCAGGCGAAATGGTTCGTTCATGTTTCATGCCGCTTCGGATCATGGCTACGCGATGGGAGTCGCCGACGCGGACTGGGGCAGTGACATTTGGACGGGTGTCATTCTGAGCGATGATGCGGCGAAATCACCGCAGATCAAGATCACCGCGTACCCTGCCACCCCTGTGACGACGCTCGTGACGCGCGGGGCTCACAAGGTTCCCGTGGCCGGCGTCATGGTTTATGTGAAACAGTCTGCCAGCTTTGAATGGATCGACTCGACAGGAAAGAAGCACAACTGCTTGGGAGGTGTCTCAGGATCGTGGAATACCGACGCCAGGGGTCAGGTTCGAGTAGGTGTCGGGCGCGGAACGGTGGATGTCTCGTTGTATGCGGGCAAGTGGCATGAAGATCAATCTCGCGAGGTCACCTCGACGCAACCCCAGGAGTTCCTTTTTCATCGTGAATGGGATGGAAATCGGCAAGTCATTGCGAGTCTTACGAAGGATGGTGAGCCCTATCTGCCGTCGTCAAACCTCTTGATGCGTGCCTGGACCAATACGTCGCCCTACAGCAGTCCTGTTTATGAACCTGTGTTGAAAAATGACAATTTAATTGAGGTGAATTTTGACGAGAAGGCGATGGAACTTGTCGTGGTTGATCGTGAGCGTCAGATGAGTGGTTTCGGTCGAGTCGGGCTGACGGAGAAAAGTGTCGAGTTGGCGATGTTTCCGACGGCGACATACAGCGGAACTCTGTTTGATGAGAAAGGGGCGCCTCTGGTGGATCGCACCTTGAAGCTGACGACGGCGGGATCATTTCAGGATGTCGCTACACCCCAGGTGACCGACCATGAAGGTCGGTTCCACTTTGACATCGCTCCATCGCTTACGCCGCTCAGGATCGACGTGACGAACGACCTGGGACAGCCTCAATACTTCTTATTCACTCACGAGCGGTTGTTTGAACCGGGTGAAGTTCGCCACAGCGATGAGCTTCGTCCGACGCGTACGGACAAAAATAAGGAGCCGCAGGCACCAAAACGCGCGGTGCCCCTGGCCGAACGGCTTGCGTCAACGTGCGAGAACGTGCGTGTCAGTCACATGCATGCACTGCTGGTTCTGCAGGGAGACGAATCCCCAACCGTGACGGAATTGACCACCCGACTGTTCGACTACGACAAGCACAAGTTCATTCTGCATTACTTGCCAATCACCGTTCCCGCGACACAACTTCCGCTGGAAAAACCGCTCTTCGAAGACCGGAAATGGCCGCAACCCGGTGCGGGTGAAGTTGTCTTGATCGCACTCGATGGAGATCAGAAGACACTTGCGACGATGATTATCGGCACCGCCGATTTGCCCGATGCACTGCTGACTGCCAAAGAGTTCGTGGTGGCGCACCGTCCAGCCCCGATCGACGCAGGGGCCCAATATGAAGAGGCCTGTCGACGGGCTGAACGAGAGCATCGGCGCGTCTTCGTCCTCCTAGGCGGGACTCGCTGCGGACCCTGTTTCCGAATGTCGCGTTGGATCGATCGTCACCTTGCTGTGCTTGAAAAGGACTTCGTGATTTTCAAGTTTATCCCTGAACTGGACGAGAACACCCAGGGCCTTATCGACCAGATTGGCGGGCAAAAGCAGGGAGTGCCGTACTACGTGTTGACCGAACCTGACGGCACCATTTTGACGACCAGCGAAAGCTTGTTGGGGAATATTGGGATGCCAGGCACAGTCGAAGATCTCCGCCACTTCCGTCGGATGCTTGAAAAAACGACTCGTCAAATCACGGCAAAGGAAATCGGCCAACTCATTGAGTCGCTGGCAACGAAGTAG
- a CDS encoding RDD family protein: MSSKRPLYLFGVVFLSIGMSLPQLAFLSIEGSRVAQDSLLIGRFDWNQIRGLRLGVSPYLGRLSRAEFWQDRFIYSNQSSKTPQSQGWDLTVWSLDPETGELVDLGWKVPADHRRVPTVIGDELWLANSSINGEPPWTIESMQQEAFKLIDGDWHPSPFPSYVSKSANPWVERQWISLNRNPALIESTDDGILVSSMKDGRWDTGRFVVLPSSNRTWTIGGTPISFNGARSIRVLTSGNQLHTFIESDGRILYRAGFDLWPESTTMLVHNPLKHRDVAQFNPIKECASALRVANADTELAPWSLVRAEISESMFWRDQPTAMLIDGQPAVMIVDGLKTTNPMGNVYRFDGQTWSMFATQPLPLGAVHFRTVTCHDGQKSYVVVTTTMGKESLYSVDGHGIRPTAAKLKRIFSFPPLYIECLMLALSPAALLTYGLLFGGGIWFLMRWYTTRNYEFGNQSVKLASLGRRSLARLIDITLVILTTALLGWVMTQGFDWDAFAEAFARNVDHPTIHTAQNVAIPLGLWIVASVIAIILMQGLWGITPGKWCCGLRALRTTLRPCGIARSLLREIFLAFDSCGFFCWAPGIACIALTQNRQRLGDLLADTIVVETTRT, encoded by the coding sequence ATGTCAAGCAAGCGTCCACTCTACCTCTTTGGCGTCGTTTTCTTGTCGATTGGAATGAGCTTGCCGCAGCTTGCCTTTCTGTCTATCGAAGGAAGCCGGGTCGCACAGGATTCACTGCTGATCGGACGATTTGACTGGAATCAAATTCGCGGATTGCGGCTCGGCGTCAGCCCCTATCTTGGACGCTTGAGCCGGGCGGAATTTTGGCAAGATCGATTTATTTATTCGAATCAAAGTTCTAAGACGCCGCAAAGCCAGGGATGGGATTTGACGGTCTGGAGCTTGGATCCAGAAACAGGCGAGTTGGTCGATCTTGGCTGGAAAGTCCCTGCAGATCACAGACGAGTTCCCACGGTGATCGGAGATGAATTGTGGTTGGCCAATTCGTCCATCAACGGCGAGCCCCCATGGACCATCGAATCCATGCAGCAGGAAGCGTTCAAACTCATAGATGGTGATTGGCATCCGTCCCCGTTTCCCTCTTACGTCTCCAAATCCGCCAACCCCTGGGTTGAACGACAATGGATCTCGTTGAATCGAAATCCCGCTCTTATTGAATCAACCGACGACGGCATCCTCGTCTCGTCAATGAAGGACGGGCGATGGGACACTGGTCGATTTGTTGTCCTACCGTCATCAAATCGGACGTGGACAATCGGCGGTACCCCGATCTCATTCAACGGTGCCAGAAGCATTCGAGTCCTGACATCAGGCAATCAACTCCACACATTCATCGAATCCGATGGCCGAATACTGTATCGCGCAGGATTCGATCTCTGGCCCGAATCGACAACGATGCTTGTCCATAATCCCCTCAAGCATCGTGACGTGGCACAATTCAATCCCATCAAAGAATGTGCGTCGGCCCTGCGCGTTGCGAATGCCGATACCGAACTCGCCCCGTGGTCGCTGGTTCGCGCCGAAATCAGTGAATCCATGTTCTGGCGCGATCAACCTACTGCCATGCTCATTGACGGCCAGCCAGCCGTCATGATCGTTGACGGTCTGAAGACCACAAATCCAATGGGAAACGTCTATCGCTTCGATGGACAGACCTGGTCCATGTTCGCCACTCAACCATTGCCACTCGGAGCGGTCCACTTTCGGACTGTGACCTGTCATGACGGGCAGAAATCGTACGTGGTCGTGACGACGACCATGGGCAAGGAATCTCTTTATTCAGTGGACGGACATGGCATCCGTCCCACCGCGGCAAAGTTGAAACGCATCTTCTCATTTCCACCGCTGTACATTGAATGCCTGATGTTGGCCCTGTCACCTGCTGCACTGCTGACCTATGGATTACTCTTTGGTGGCGGGATCTGGTTCCTGATGCGGTGGTACACGACGCGCAACTACGAATTTGGCAACCAATCCGTGAAGCTCGCCTCGTTGGGGCGACGGAGCCTCGCCCGGTTGATCGACATTACGCTGGTGATCCTGACGACGGCCCTGCTCGGCTGGGTCATGACACAAGGATTCGACTGGGACGCATTCGCCGAAGCCTTTGCACGGAATGTCGATCATCCCACGATTCATACCGCACAGAACGTCGCAATCCCGCTCGGACTCTGGATCGTCGCAAGCGTCATCGCGATCATCCTCATGCAGGGACTCTGGGGAATCACGCCGGGAAAATGGTGCTGCGGCCTCCGTGCGTTAAGAACCACCTTGCGCCCCTGCGGCATCGCCCGCAGCCTGCTGCGAGAAATCTTCCTGGCGTTCGACAGTTGCGGGTTCTTCTGCTGGGCACCGGGCATCGCGTGCATCGCCCTCACCCAAAACCGCCAACGCCTCGGCGACCTGCTCGCCGATACCATCGTCGTTGAAACCACGCGCACCTGA